GCGGGGAGGCGCGTCGTGCACGCCGGACAGCATCTGCACGGCGGGATGGGCGCCGACCTGGAGCACCCCGTGCACCGGCACTTCCTCTGGGGGCGTCAGCTCGACGCGTATCTGGGGAGCGGGGGCGAAGTCCTCGCCGAACTGGGGCAGTTGATCGCAGAGGAGGGGGAGACGGTATGAGGGTCGGCGAGGAGCTGGAGCCGCTGGAGATCCCGATCACCCGCACGCTGATCGTGGCGGGCGCGGTGGCATCGCGGGACTACCAGGACGTGCACCACGATGCCGAGGCGGCCAGGGCGAAGGGCTCCCCCGACATCTTCATGAACATCCTGACGACCAACGGCCTGGTCGGCCGCTACATCACCGACCACTTCGGAGCGCGGTCCTCGCTGCGGAAGGTTGCCATCCGGCTCGGGGCACCCAACTACCCCGGAGACACGATGGTGTTGACCGGGACGGTCGTCGCCGTCGACGGGGACACGGCGCAGGTGCGGGTCGTGGGGGCCAACGGGATCGGGCACCACGTGACCGGCACCGTGACGGTGGAGGTGGGCGCATGAGCCTGCGGACACGTGATGCGCTCGGCGGAAAG
The sequence above is drawn from the Streptomyces sp. NBC_01465 genome and encodes:
- a CDS encoding MaoC family dehydratase; amino-acid sequence: MRVGEELEPLEIPITRTLIVAGAVASRDYQDVHHDAEAARAKGSPDIFMNILTTNGLVGRYITDHFGARSSLRKVAIRLGAPNYPGDTMVLTGTVVAVDGDTAQVRVVGANGIGHHVTGTVTVEVGA